Proteins from a genomic interval of Schistocerca serialis cubense isolate TAMUIC-IGC-003099 chromosome 11, iqSchSeri2.2, whole genome shotgun sequence:
- the LOC126426704 gene encoding CARD- and ANK-domain containing inflammasome adapter protein-like isoform X2, whose amino-acid sequence MPDRIKQKMMARLMEAARSGSAREVWALLLAGVAKDARDGRGNTALHLAADGGHAITVKHLLDAGLDANSVNSNRRTPLHLAAQRGNTDVIWMLVRASARVDAQDATGQTALHVAASVNTAVKDDRVHVVNTLLLAGATKDITDLKKQKPEHLATVSTKTAFSTFNTVSSPYIDL is encoded by the coding sequence ATGCCAGACAGGATCAAGCAGAAGATGATGGCCAGACTTATGGAGGCCGCTCGCAGTGGGAGCGCACGAGAAGTGTGGGCGCTGCTGCTAGCCGGAGTGGCAAAGGACGCCCGAGACGGCAGAGGAAATACGGCGCTGCACCTGGCGGCCGACGGAGGGCACGCCATCACTGTGAAGCACCTGCTCGATGCGGGACTGGATGCCAACAGTGTCAACTCGAATAGGAGGACGCCCCTACACCTGGCAGCTCAGAGAGGGAACACGGATGTAATATGGATGCTGGTGAGAGCGTCAGCACGAGTAGACGCTCAGGATGCCACGGGGCAGACTGCGCTCCACGTGGCTGCGAGTGTGAACACTGCTGTAAAAGATGATAGAGTACATGTAGTGAATACACTGCTCCTGGCGGGTGCGACAAAAGATATAACTGACTTAAAGAAGCAGAAACCTGAGCATTTGGCAACCGTATCAACAAAAACAGCTTTCAGCACTTTCAACACTGTTTCCAGTCCTTACATTGACTTGTAA